A window of the Thunnus albacares chromosome 15, fThuAlb1.1, whole genome shotgun sequence genome harbors these coding sequences:
- the si:dkey-33c12.4 gene encoding uncharacterized protein si:dkey-33c12.4 — protein sequence MPKKRDLVKAGAPVRFRENSRIMRAHESMVDLLSGRSSAGSFMDVFANGLLGLDIFRGLDAELENEIIYSDEDDDDEFYPPMAPNRALEPHPRIRQLTDEEAEKHAKELIEEEERRKDKTEKNKRKKMRKKQKKRLEKENAVKDILPEEEQGKSDSSENQEENPIIESNAEATESPESSKTPNESEVPGSDESSGKNKEESLVKTNKKEDGEQKDLNLNNSYASTAESAPEETHNQTPATERKKEKSKLPEVQQPEEEKSKVVEKQPEVQKKKEEKQETIKEKTMEPTAEEYAKRSRELAGIGNRLAASGQYGVAVKCFTDAIKYNPKEFKLFGNRSLCYERMQQYENALRDADLALSMEPNWVKGLFRKGKALCGLKRYYEASLVYKEVLKLDSKSLEATQELKRAQTLHLMEMGFSWGQSSEALKTHATLEEAVEALFGGDSSRVPRDAGASRDNTEQPAVQREDEDEDGQWIICGIQPSRPRTQQIKESDGFGQSRSSSLSPTPLSRSSVKPELFPIWVGSLAPAVTYATLHELFSRAGTVYSIKMLLEHQCAFVNYTKKEDCDTAIQCINGMVVEGAPLSVRYPNKIPTGLGMSKSAATEPSSRPGMFKKECFFWRTTGCTRQDCTYKHVPEHKNIDKEKFTSRLGTNHM from the exons ATGCCGAAAAAGAGAGACCTTGTGAAAG CTGGAGCTCCAGTCAGATTCAGAGAAAACTCGAGAATAATGCGCGCACAC gAATCAATGGTGGATTTACTAAGCGGACGTAGTTCTGCAGGCTCTTTCATGGATGTCTTTGCCAATGGATTATTAG GTTTAGATATTTTTAGAGGCCTTGACGCAGAGCTGGAGAATGAAATAATTTATTCTGacgaggatgatgatgatgagttttATCCACCAATGGCTCCTAACAGGGCTTTAGAACCACATCCACGAATAAGACAACTCACTGATGAG GAGGctgaaaaacatgcaaaagaattgatagaagaagaggaacgaCGTAAGGACAAAACAGAGAAGAACAAGCGTAAGAAAATG cgtaaaaaacagaaaaagcggCTAGAAAAGGAGAATGCAGTTAAAGACATTTTACCT GAGGAGGAACAAGGCAAGTCCGACTCCTCAGAGAATCAAGAAGAAAACCCTATTATTGAAAGTAACGCAGAAGCAACTGAATCTCCCGAATCCAGTAAAACTCCAAATGAAAGTGAGGTCCCTGGATCTGATGAGAGCAGCgggaaaaataaagaagaaagtCTTGTGAAGACGAATAAAAAAGAAGATGGAGAGCAAAAG gatttgaatttaaataattCATATGCTTCTACTGCTGAATCGGCGCCTGAGGAGACGCATAACCAGACGCCTGCGAcggagaggaaaaaggaaaaaagtaaattacCAGAGGTTCAGCAGCCCgaagaggaaaagtcaaaagTTGTGGAGAAACAACCTGAAGttcaaaagaaaaaggaagagaaacaagaaaCCATTAAAGAG AAAACAATGGAACCTACTGCAGAGGAGTATGCAAAAAGAAGTAGAGAGCTGGCAG GTATTGGAAATCGTTTGGCTGCTTCGGGACAGTACGGGGTGGCTGTGAAATGCTTTACTGACGCCATTAAATACAACCCGAAGGAATTTAA aTTATTTGGAAATCGGTCCCTCTGCTATGAAAGGATGCAGCAGTATGAAAACGCTCTCAGGGATGCTGATCTAGCACTCTCCATGGAGCCGAACTGGGTGAAAGGTTTATTTAGGAAAGGGAAAGCTCTCTGCGGGCTCAAG AGATACTACGAGGCCTCGCTGGTCTATAAGGAGGTGCTGAAGCTGGACAGCAAGAGCCTGGAAGCAACGCAGGAGCTGAAACGAGCACAGACGTTGCACCTCATG GAAATGGGTTTCTCTTGGGGGCAGAGCTCTGAGGCCTTGAAAACACACGCCACGCTGGAGGAAGCTGTGGAAGCGCTGTTCGGCGGTGACAGTAGTCGAGTTCCCAGAG ACGCCGGTGCCAGTAGAGACAACACGGAGCAGCCGGCGGTGCAGCGGGAAGACGAAGACGAGGACGGACAGTGGATCATCTGTGGAATACAGCCGAGCCGTCCTAGAACGCAGCAGATCAAAGAGTCTGATGGATTTGGACAAAGCAGATCCAGTTCTCTGTCGCCGACCCCTCTGTCCAGGAGCTCTGTCAAACC GGAGCTTTTCCCCATTTGGGTTGGATCTTTGGCGCCTGCTGTCACCTACGCAACACTCCACGAGCTCTTCAGCAG agccGGGACGGTCTACAGCATCAAGATGCTGCTGGAACACCAATGTGCCTTTGTGAACTACACCAAAAAAGAAGACTGTGACACAGCCATCCAGTGTATAAAC GGAATGGTGGTAGAGGGGGCTCCTCTGTCAGTGCGATATCCCAACAAAATACCCACTGGACTGGGTATGTCCAAATCAGCTGCCACCGAACCCTCTTCCCGCCCCGG CATGTTCAAGAAGGAATGCTTTTTCTGGAGGACCACAGGCTGCACAAGGCAGGACTGCACCTACAAACACGTCCCAGAACACAAGAATATTGACAAGGAAAAATTCACCAGTAGACTGGGAACTAATCACATGTAG